The bacterium genome includes a region encoding these proteins:
- the rpmI gene encoding 50S ribosomal protein L35, with protein MPKLKTHQGTAKRIRVTARKRLLRGRQLGGHLMVGKSAKRRRSLRQLREIERTDRARLARLLPYK; from the coding sequence ATGCCGAAACTCAAGACACACCAGGGGACGGCGAAGCGGATCCGCGTCACCGCGCGCAAGCGGCTGCTCCGCGGCCGCCAGCTCGGCGGCCATCTGATGGTCGGGAAGTCGGCCAAGCGCCGGCGATCGCTGCGGCAGCTGCGGGAGATCGAGCGCACCGATCGGGCGCGGCTCGCGCGGCTGCTTCCCTACAAGTGA
- the rplT gene encoding 50S ribosomal protein L20: protein MARVKRGVTTRRRHHKVLKLAKGYWGKKSRWFKLANQTVHRALQQAFNHRRARKRDFRRLWIARINAAARIHGTSYSRLICGLRRAGIQVNRKVLADLAVRDDRAFEALVKRARSDE, encoded by the coding sequence ATGGCACGCGTAAAGCGCGGGGTGACGACCCGTCGCCGGCACCACAAGGTCCTGAAGCTGGCCAAGGGCTACTGGGGCAAGAAGAGCCGCTGGTTCAAGCTCGCGAACCAGACGGTGCACCGCGCGCTGCAGCAGGCGTTCAACCACCGGCGGGCGCGCAAGCGCGACTTCCGGCGGTTGTGGATCGCGCGCATCAACGCGGCGGCGCGCATCCACGGGACATCGTACAGCCGGCTCATCTGCGGTCTCCGGCGCGCCGGCATTCAGGTGAACCGCAAGGTGCTCGCCGATCTGGCCGTCCGCGACGACCGCGCGTTCGAAGCGCTGGTCAAGCGGGCGCGTTCGGACGAGTAG
- a CDS encoding RNA methyltransferase → MGASTISSRHNPFVRELRATLRAPSRRSGVCAIEGWRLLEAAVAAGVSFDALVVTEAAAADPAAARIYEAARARAAREITVTPDVLAALTQVPAPQGVLAVAPRPAAAPLALAAGAETLAVVLDAIQDPGNVGTIVRTAVACRATIVVACGPTADPFAPKALRASAGAAFLVPIAFAAGADEAEAALRSAGVRIVVADAHAPSPPTPATWVRPLALVLGSEAAGPALVWRAHGGAAVRVPVLGPVESLNVAAAAAVLLYQAAGLLSPRA, encoded by the coding sequence GTGGGTGCGTCGACCATCTCGAGCCGGCACAATCCATTCGTGCGCGAGCTCCGCGCCACGTTGCGGGCGCCGAGCCGCCGCTCGGGGGTCTGCGCGATCGAGGGGTGGCGGCTGCTCGAGGCCGCGGTCGCCGCCGGCGTGTCGTTCGACGCGCTCGTCGTGACCGAGGCCGCCGCCGCCGATCCCGCCGCCGCCCGGATCTATGAAGCGGCGCGCGCGCGCGCCGCGCGCGAGATCACCGTCACGCCGGACGTGTTGGCGGCGCTGACCCAAGTGCCCGCTCCGCAGGGGGTGCTCGCCGTCGCGCCGCGGCCCGCCGCCGCGCCGCTCGCGCTGGCCGCGGGGGCGGAGACGCTCGCGGTCGTGCTGGACGCGATCCAGGACCCCGGCAACGTGGGGACGATCGTCCGTACCGCCGTCGCGTGCCGGGCGACGATCGTCGTGGCCTGCGGCCCGACGGCTGACCCGTTCGCGCCGAAGGCGCTGCGGGCCTCGGCCGGCGCGGCGTTCCTGGTGCCGATCGCGTTCGCGGCCGGGGCCGACGAGGCGGAGGCCGCGCTGCGGTCCGCGGGGGTCCGCATCGTCGTGGCCGACGCGCACGCCCCCTCACCGCCGACCCCGGCGACGTGGGTGCGTCCGCTCGCGCTGGTCCTCGGCAGCGAAGCCGCGGGCCCGGCGCTGGTCTGGCGCGCGCACGGCGGAGCCGCGGTGCGGGTGCCGGTGCTGGGCCCCGTCGAGTCGCTCAACGTCGCGGCGGCCGCGGCCGTGCTCCTCTATCAGGCCGCGGGACTCCTCTCGCCGCGCGCTTGA